A region of the Candidatus Hydrogenedentota bacterium genome:
TGGCGCAGGTGGGGATTGATAATAACGAAGATACGAAAGGTGAACGCGGTTCGGCCCGGTTCTTGGTGCGCGTTGATGACGAAGTTCGGTTCGAGTCACCCGTTTGTCGCGGGGGCGATGCTCCGGTCCTCGTCGAGGTGCCGCTCAATGGCGCGAAGCGGCTGGAACTCATTGTTAGAGACGCGGGAGATGGGTACACTTACGATCAGGCCGATTGGGCAATAGGCGCCTTGGAGCGGAAGGACGGCGAACGAGTATACATTTCAGATGCGCTGGTGAGGTCTCGCGAAACGCCTTTTCGAGACGTGGTTACGTCTTTTTCCTATGACGGACAAGAATGCTGGACGCTTTTTGAGACATGGGAGCGTAAGGATGAGCCCGTTCAGGAGAATGACGGGAAACGGCTGTACGAGACAAGCTGGACCGAACCGGGGAGCGGATTTACGGCCACGTTGGCTGTTACGCGATTCGTGGAGCCGGAGGCTATCGAGCTTCAATGGCGCTTCGCGAACAGGGGAACGGCCCCAAGCGGTCTGCTCACGGATGTGAAGAGCCTGGAAATACGCGCTTCCGGCAAGGAGAACGCCGCGACGCTCGTTTCCAGCAGCGGGGGAACAACGGGGAATCTGCAGTCCGCGCCGGGCTTCGAGATCGTGCGCACGGGCCTTGGAGAGCGTACGCTGACTGTCGCGGATGGGCGCTCGAGCAACGGCGATCTCCCCTTCTTCATGCTAAGCAGCCTGCAGGATAGCTGGGGCGTGGCGTGCGCACTCGGGTGGTCCGGGTCGTGGTGCGCCCGCGCAGGCTACGACAAAGCTGCCAGCATGGTCCGGCTGGACGCAGGGATGACGCCCCTCCGTTTCAGGCTGCCTGCAGGAGAAAGCCTCTCGCTTCCGGCGGCGCTCCTCATCCCCTTCCGCGGAGACGAGTCTGAAGGTTCCAACCGGATGCGTCGTGCCTTGCGCGAGCATTACCAGGGACGGCTCGGTGGCCGGCTCGTCGACCCCCCGGTGTCCTTCAGTTCATGGTTCGTTTTTGACAACAACGTGCATGCCGCGATGCTCAAAGAGCTGGCGAACGAGGCGGCCGGATTGGGTATCGAATACTTCTGCCTTGACGCCGGATGGTTCGAAGGCGATTTCCCCTATGGCGTGGGCAATTGGACTGTGAATCAGGAGAAGTTTCCCGAGGGTTTGCGGCCGGTTTCGGATCATGTCCACGCATTGGGCATGAAGTTCGGCCTCTGGTTCGAACCGGAGCGGGTCGCCGCCGGCACACGGTGGGCACGCGAATGCCCGCAACT
Encoded here:
- a CDS encoding alpha-galactosidase, encoding MLKTFLCLMLVISIALPAVALVSPLESDIVDGWLNGAGVSGSVEIENEPEAGLEVVSARQDYREPTPDVSCHTRTPLRIGGETFEKGIGAHANGEIILSLAGGFSRFVAQVGIDNNEDTKGERGSARFLVRVDDEVRFESPVCRGGDAPVLVEVPLNGAKRLELIVRDAGDGYTYDQADWAIGALERKDGERVYISDALVRSRETPFRDVVTSFSYDGQECWTLFETWERKDEPVQENDGKRLYETSWTEPGSGFTATLAVTRFVEPEAIELQWRFANRGTAPSGLLTDVKSLEIRASGKENAATLVSSSGGTTGNLQSAPGFEIVRTGLGERTLTVADGRSSNGDLPFFMLSSLQDSWGVACALGWSGSWCARAGYDKAASMVRLDAGMTPLRFRLPAGESLSLPAALLIPFRGDESEGSNRMRRALREHYQGRLGGRLVDPPVSFSSWFVFDNNVHAAMLKELANEAAGLGIEYFCLDAGWFEGDFPYGVGNWTVNQEKFPEGLRPVSDHVHALGMKFGLWFEPERVAAGTRWARECPQLLCGNVSPEAASNASRDRPYLLDLAKPEARRLVLEMMDPIIREAGVDWIRYDFNISPGPVWEAIEGPEEQGLRQALYINGLYALLDELMSRHPNLLIEQCASGGRRIDLETVRRGHTFWKSDDTLDQPLMRFHQTGGNYFLLGGHLNTNYCELRSGDEMLALFGGLLGFGLDFRVLDDAQKATIRRTVAAYKEVRGFLNRDYYPLFPQTRAGNDWIGWEFVDPQSQGGYFAVFRPEHSPYGLADVRLKGLRVETRFRMWDVMSGQEREAGGAELSQGIGIALAPGKAQVWQFSAK